DNA sequence from the Streptomyces cinnabarinus genome:
GCAGGCGTCGCCCGACTCGGGCAGCAGGGTCACGAACTCGCCCTGATCTCCTCGGAGTTCGGAGAGCCGGGTGCCCGTGACGGCGGTCCAGAAGTCACCGGCGAGGCCGAAGCCGGCGGCGGGCCGGTCGACGAAGGCGTACGTCCAGCGGATGCTCATGGACGCGATCGTAGATCAATTGCCTTGTTCAACTGTCTTGTTCAACTGTTCGGTTCCATGAACCGCAGCATGTTCCCGGCCGGGTCCCGGAACGCGCAGTCGCGCACGCCGTACGGCTGGTCCATCGGCTCCTGGATGACGTCGGCGCCGGCTTCCCGCACCCGGGCGAACAGGGCGTCGCAGTCGTCGGTGGTGAAGTTGACCCCGCGCAGCACACCCTTGGCCAGCAGGCGGGCCATCGCCTCCCGGTCGGCGGGGGAGATGTCGGGGTCCGCGCCGGGCGGCTCCAGCACCACGTCCACGTCGGGCTGGAGCGGCGAACCGACGGTCACCCAGCGCATGCCCTCGAACCCGACGTCGTTGCGGACCTCCATGCCGAGGACATCCCGGTAGAAGGCGATCGCCTTGTCGTGGTCGTCGACAGCGAGGAAACAGTTCTTGAGCTTGATGTCCATGGCAGCAGGCTAGGCCGCTACGAGCGTCTCGGCCGGGTGAACCGGCGGGTCACGCACGGCGGGATCGTCGCGCTGTCCTCGTGCGAGCGGGCCCGGTAGGCGCTCGGCGTCTCACCGACCAGTTCGGTGAAGCGGGAGCTGAAGGAGCCGAGCGAGGTGCAGCCCACGGCCATGCAGACCTCGGTGACGGACAGGTCGCCGCGCCGGAGCAGTGCCTTGGCGCGCTCGATGCGGCGCGTCATGAGATAGCCGTACGGAGTCTCGCCGTACGCCTCGCGGAAGCTGCGCTGGAAATGGCCCGGGGACATCAGCGC
Encoded proteins:
- a CDS encoding VOC family protein, with translation MDIKLKNCFLAVDDHDKAIAFYRDVLGMEVRNDVGFEGMRWVTVGSPLQPDVDVVLEPPGADPDISPADREAMARLLAKGVLRGVNFTTDDCDALFARVREAGADVIQEPMDQPYGVRDCAFRDPAGNMLRFMEPNS
- a CDS encoding helix-turn-helix transcriptional regulator; this translates as MNTEDLVRLRRARDRMDREYTEPLDVTALARTALMSPGHFQRSFREAYGETPYGYLMTRRIERAKALLRRGDLSVTEVCMAVGCTSLGSFSSRFTELVGETPSAYRARSHEDSATIPPCVTRRFTRPRRS